In one Candidatus Methylacidiphilales bacterium genomic region, the following are encoded:
- a CDS encoding PEP-CTERM sorting domain-containing protein, translating to MTVTAYFSGGSSETVIWAAGADPAGAATGTAWSLGFAGFTTFSPSWELLTSANMTNSITRLVIDGRPGDTIFDTILDPETTPGSARGTAFSSVDGPAGLNVAATYMNQVALNGTVYGDLFTVLDIGFSAATGAAGGLGANSSLIFTADTDNTAIQGDLNPIPEPATMALLGLGLLGLGFMRRRA from the coding sequence ATGACGGTGACTGCCTATTTCAGCGGCGGCTCGAGCGAAACCGTGATTTGGGCTGCCGGTGCAGATCCCGCTGGGGCTGCCACGGGCACCGCCTGGTCTCTGGGATTCGCGGGCTTTACAACCTTTTCGCCCTCCTGGGAATTGCTGACGTCAGCCAATATGACCAACTCCATCACACGACTGGTCATCGATGGTCGGCCGGGTGATACGATTTTCGACACCATTCTGGACCCGGAAACCACACCCGGTTCTGCTCGTGGCACGGCTTTCTCCAGTGTCGACGGCCCCGCAGGCCTGAATGTGGCTGCCACCTATATGAACCAGGTTGCGCTGAACGGCACGGTTTATGGCGATCTGTTCACCGTGCTTGATATCGGTTTTTCCGCGGCGACCGGCGCGGCTGGTGGGTTGGGCGCCAACAGCAGTCTGATCTTTACCGCCGATACGGACAACACCGCCATTCAGGGTGACCTCAACCCCATTCCCGAGCCTGCCACAATGGCCCTGTTGGGTCTGGGTCTGCTTGGCCTCGGTTTCATGCGCCGCAGGGCCTGA